In Marinobacterium sp. LSUCC0821, the DNA window ACCAATTCGATTAATAGTTCCGTGGAAGTATGGCTTCAAAAGCGTGAAGTCGATTGTTGCAATTAAGTTTAGGGAAACCATGCCGGAGAATACCTGGCGCCTGACAGCACCTAATGAATATGGATTTTACGCAAACGTGAATCCTAAGGTTGATCACCCGCGTTGGTCGCAGGCGACAGAGCGCCGCTTACCCTCATCACTCTTCTCACCCAACATAATTGATACAGAAATGTTTAATGGTTATGGAGAGGAGGTGGCTCATCTATATACGGGAATGGATTTGCGTCAATGGTACTAATTGGTGGGGTGAAGAGTTGGCGCGAACTTTTAAAGCCGATGCTCTTTATATCAAGTGCGATACCTTTGGTTTGGATTATCTATCAAGGGGTCTACGATCAGTTAGGTGCTGACCCTGCGAAGAGTATTGCTGACTACCTTGGCATGTGGGGGCTTAGATTTCTTCTTATAACGCTTGCTGTGACATCGTTAAGAGTGTGGTTTGGGTGGCGATGGCAACTGCCGTTTCGCAGAATGTTAGGTCTCTATGCATTCTTCTATATTCTGTTACATCTGCTAGCTGTGGTGACATTCATCATGGGTTGGCGAATCGATATATTGGTTAAAGAGGTCACGGAGCGTCCATTTATTATTGTGGGAATGCTGGCCTTCGTGTTGTTGATTCCATTAGCGGTAACATCCACTCAGAAGTGGCAACGAAGGTTGGGGCGTAGATGGAAAAAGTTACATCAACTTATCTATCCAATCGCTATTCTCGCTGTGTTGCACCTGGTCTTTTTGATTAGGGCGAGTTACCTAGAAGCTTTTATCTACGTATGCACAGTGACGCTTCTGCTAATGCAGAGAGTTGTAAGTGCTAACAAAGGCCGCAAAAAGGTGGTTTGAGAAAATATTTATAAATAAATCTATATAGGGTGTTGACTCATTCTGATACCTACGTATAATTCGCGCTCTCGATTACGGGGAAGGACGCAAAGGTGACCGGATACTGAAATCGAGATTGCGGTTCAAGTGGTTGTTTTTTAAACACTTTATTGAATCGTTCTGATCAACCAGTTAGTTTTTTCTCTCGTAAAAAAGTTGAAAAAAGTGGTTGACAGAGAAGAGGTC includes these proteins:
- a CDS encoding sulfite oxidase heme-binding subunit YedZ, with protein sequence MVLIGGVKSWRELLKPMLFISSAIPLVWIIYQGVYDQLGADPAKSIADYLGMWGLRFLLITLAVTSLRVWFGWRWQLPFRRMLGLYAFFYILLHLLAVVTFIMGWRIDILVKEVTERPFIIVGMLAFVLLIPLAVTSTQKWQRRLGRRWKKLHQLIYPIAILAVLHLVFLIRASYLEAFIYVCTVTLLLMQRVVSANKGRKKVV